A window of Paenibacillus sp. 19GGS1-52 contains these coding sequences:
- a CDS encoding FAD-dependent oxidoreductase, with protein MMKHVDVVIVGAGISGLMAASTIMDNSNASVQIIDKGQSPGGRLATRRIAGGYFDHGAQFITANSGNFQAIIESWLIKGWITTWNSKDRPRYAAVGGMSQLAKRLAYRQPLDCSTVVERISLLDGDYIVQARNTSTNTSQQWTAKSVLLTCPIPQMFPILESGDISIASDINSLLHKVKYKPCLAVLVCMGETKGFPLVGNMREPFPGMISWIAENRSKGISEVPSWTIHLDSDWSESHFNDTDDDIWNYVLPYIKNIQGGTHTLEELEYQIKRWRFAKAHQLISEPYLDIGNGAPLLLSGDAFGLCYLSGNSGGKVENAALSGIAAGHYLAKIVE; from the coding sequence ATGATGAAACATGTGGATGTTGTGATCGTGGGGGCTGGGATTTCCGGATTAATGGCTGCGAGTACGATTATGGATAACAGTAATGCCAGTGTGCAAATAATAGATAAAGGTCAAAGTCCTGGTGGGCGATTGGCAACACGGCGGATAGCGGGAGGTTATTTCGATCATGGGGCACAGTTTATTACGGCAAACAGTGGTAACTTCCAGGCTATAATAGAAAGTTGGTTAATCAAGGGTTGGATAACAACCTGGAATTCTAAAGACCGCCCCAGATACGCGGCAGTAGGGGGCATGAGTCAACTTGCCAAACGCTTGGCTTATCGGCAGCCATTGGATTGCTCAACGGTAGTCGAAAGAATATCTCTTCTCGATGGTGACTACATCGTGCAAGCAAGAAACACCAGTACGAATACTTCTCAGCAGTGGACAGCAAAATCTGTGCTGCTGACTTGTCCAATTCCACAAATGTTTCCGATCCTTGAGTCAGGTGATATCTCAATCGCTAGTGATATCAACAGCCTACTACATAAAGTGAAATATAAACCATGTCTTGCTGTTCTGGTCTGCATGGGTGAGACTAAGGGATTCCCTCTAGTAGGGAATATGAGAGAACCGTTCCCGGGAATGATCTCATGGATAGCAGAAAATAGGAGTAAAGGAATTAGTGAGGTCCCTTCCTGGACGATCCATCTTGATTCCGATTGGTCGGAGAGCCATTTCAATGATACGGATGACGATATTTGGAACTATGTATTGCCTTACATAAAGAACATTCAGGGAGGAACCCATACACTTGAGGAGCTAGAGTATCAGATTAAACGCTGGCGCTTCGCGAAAGCTCATCAACTCATAAGTGAACCTTATCTTGATATCGGAAATGGGGCCCCACTGCTCCTTAGTGGAGATGCCTTTGGCTTATGCTATCTTTCCGGAAACAGTGGCGGCAAAGTGGAAAACGCGGCTTTATCTGGTATTGCAGCAGGACACTATTTAGCAAAGATAGTTGAGTAG